TACCGCAGCCACGACCGTTTCATCGGAGCCATCGCCGGGCAGCAGGCCGTGCCCAAGGACACAGCAGTTCCGCTGAGGCCGGCACAGGGCAAGGGTGCATCCGGTGAAGATCGTCTTTCTCATTGGCAACGGCTACGGCATGGGCGGCACCATCCGCACCGTGTTCAACCTGGCGGGCGGGTTGGCCACCCGCCATGATGTGGAGATCATCAGCCTCGTGCAGCACCGCCGCACCCCGTTCTTCGCGCTACCGCCCGGCGTGCGGATGCACGCGCTCGCCCCGACCCGGGCATGGGCCGAGCGGCCCAAGGCAGGCCTGCTCGACCGCTACAGGGAGAGCCGCCGCAGCCCCGTTGTCCCCAAGCCCGAGAAGTTGGACGTGTTCAACCTGCGGACCGAGCATGCGCTGCGCGGTTGTCTGCGCCGCGGCGACGCCGACGTGGTGGTCGCCACCCGCCCCGGGTTGAACCTGCTGCTCGCCCGTTACGCTCCCGAACGGCTGCTGAGCATCGGTCAGGAGCACGTGCACCTGGGCAACCACAAGCACGACATCGCCGACGCCATCGCGCGCCTGTATCCGCGACTGGACGGTATGACCGTGCTCACCGCCGCCGACCGCGCGGCCTACGAGCGGCTCCTGCCGACCGAACCGGGGTGGATCACCACCATGCCCAACGCCCTCCCGCCGGGCGACCATCCGCGGTCCGACCTGGACAACCCCATCATCGCCGCGGCCGGCCGCCTCTCGCCCATCAAGCAGTACCCCAAACTGCTGGAGGCGTTCGCCGCGGCCGCGAAGGCCCACCCGCAGTGGCGCCTGCGCATCTACGGGGGCGGGGGCGTGGAGAACGACCTCAAGACCAGGATCGCCGCGATGGGTCTGAGCAACCAGGTCACCATCATGGGACGCACCAAGGATCTCACCGGGGAGCTGGCCAAGGCGTCCATGGTCGTGGTGAGCTCCCGCGCCGAAGGGTTCGGGATGACCATCATCGAGGCGTTCTCGGTGGGCGTGCCGGTCGTGAGCTTCGACTGTCCGCACGGCCCCCGCGAGATCATCACGCACGAGCGCGACGGCCTCCTGGTGCCGCCCCAGGACGTGGGCGCTCTGGCTGAAGGCATGCGCCGCCTCATGGCCGACGGCGACGAGCGCCGCGCGATGGGCGCCGCCGCGCTGGCCTCCGCACGCCGTTACGGCATCACCGAGATCCTGGACCGGTGGGAGGACTTCATCGCCGACCGCCTCACGGCCAAGGCCCAACGCAGACGGTGAAACAGCCAGAACGCCACCGCGCCCAATGGCCTTACCCTGCGGCCGTGATCGACGGCTGCACGAGAGAGGCCATCGGATATGCGGTGGACGACAACCGCCGCACACCGCTCATCGTCCATGCCAGGTCGTCCTCGTCGCCCTGGGTGGTGCCAGTGCGATGGTGTCGCGGTCAGGGTGCCTGTCGCTTCACGCTGCAGCACGGCGGCGGGCGCTCCAGGCGACGAAGGGGAGAATCGCCAGCGCAAGGAGGCCGCCGCCGATGGACAGCGCGGCGAAGCCCCTGGCGGCGACCACCATGCCGCTGAGGATTCCGCCGCTCACCCCGGCCAGGGCCACGCACACGTCCACCGCGCCCTGGGTGCGCGCCCGGGTCTGCGGTCCTACGGCGGCGGCGACCACCCCGGCGCCGCCCGCAGCCCCGGCGGCGTAGCCGAGGACGAGTCCGGTGCGCCGCCCCAGGCGTTGGGAGATCCGCCCCACCAGGAACGCGGCGGCGGCCGATCCAAGTGTGAACAGGGCGGCGGGCAGCCCGGACAGGCTACTGGTGCCGAGCATGTCCTGGGCCAGCAGCGCGCCGACGGTCACTCCGGCCGCCAGGCCGGCGCCGTCCAGGATCTGGGAGACGGCCACGGTGGTCAAGGGGCGGCGCTGCAGCACGGCGAGGGAGGTGTCCGTGCCGAGGGTGTCCGAAGAAGCGGGGGCCATGGCCGGGTTCGCTTTCGTGGGATAGCAGGAGTCGCGCGGATGCGCCGGGGGTTATGCGTGCGCGGTGTGGACGGGATGTCCGGAGGCGCGCCACTCCAGCAGTCCTTCGTTCAGCCGGTAGGCGCGGCGGCCGCTGGCGCGCAGGACGCGGACCGCGTCGACGGCCATCACGCAGTAATCGCCGCGGCAGTAGGCCACGATGTCGATGTCGGCGGGCAGCTCCTCAAGGCGCCGGGCCAGCTCTTCCACCGGGATCGACAGCGCGCCGGGAATGTGGCCCGCGGCGAACTCCGCTTCCGGTCGCACGTCCAGCACCAGCGCGCCGCCCTCTTCGGCGCGGGCCATTAGTTCGGCGCGGTCGACCTGCTCCACCTCGCCCTGCCCGGGGCCGGCGAAGTGGCGCCAGGCCCGCTCGACCTCGGCCAGGTGGGTGCCGGCGACCTTTTGCACCAGCGACAGCAGAGCGGCGACGTCGTCACCGGCCAAGGCGTAGAAGACGTGGTTCTTCTCGCGGCGGGTGCGCATCAACCGGGCGCGTTTGAGGGTCTGCAGGTGCGCCGAGGCGGTGGAGACGCCCAGGCCCATCGTTTCGGCCAGCGAATCCACCGAGCGCTCGCCCTGGGCGAGCAGGTCGAGCATCTGCAGCCGGGTCCCGCTGCCCAGCGCCTTGCCGACCCGGGCGAACTCCCCCCACAACTCGGTGCGCCCCGCCTCCGGTAGCCCGACGGTGAGCGCTCGGCGGGCAGCAGTCCCCGCCCCTCGTAGTAGCGCAGGGTCGAGGCCGCCACGCCGGAGCGTTCGGCCAGTTCGGAGACGCGCAACATGGTCACGATCCCGACGGGAGGCCTTCGAGTCGGCTCGAAGGTCAAGCCGAGTCATTGAAGCGAGGTGCTATCGATGCCGTGTTGCGGGGCGCTCCGAGGTTGCCGGACCCCGGGTTCTTGGCGCAGGTGTGGGCGGGCGGTGGTGAGGCGAAGCGGTCAGGGGCGTGTCCGCCGACTCGATTCCCATGGATCCACGTCTTCCTGAATCCATGAATCCTTGTATTATTGGTGGCATGCTGACGATCGCCACCGATATCGACGCGCTCGCCCGGTTCGGGCGGGCGCTGGCCGACCCGATCCGCTGCCGCATCCTGCTGACGCTGCGCGGGGCGCCCGCCCACCCGGCCGATCTGGCCGAGGCGCTGGGTATCAGCCGGACCCGGTTGTCCAACCACCTGGCGTGCCTGCGCGACTGCGGCCTGGTGGTGGCCGTGCCGGTGGGCCGGCGAGTGCGCTACGAGCTGGCCGACGCGCGATTGGGCCACGCCCTGGACGACCTGCGCTCCGCCGTTCTGGCGGTGGAGACCGACAAGTCGTGTGCGGAGACCGAGGAGAAGGGCTGCTGCTGATGGCCTTCCGGATCACCTCGCGCCCGAGCGAGGGGCGGCGGGCGGTGCTGACGCGGCGCGTCCGCCTGTTCGTGGCCGCCACCATCACCTACAACATCATCGAGGCCGTGGTGGCGATCACCGCGGGCACGATCGCCTCCTCGGCCGCACTGATCGGCTTCGGGCTGGACTCGGTCATCGAGGTGTCCTCGGCGGCGGCGGTGGCCTGGCAGTTCTCCGCCCGCGAGGCCGCGGCGCGCCGGGCGCGCGAACGCCGGGCGCTGCGCGTCATCGCCGTGTCCTTCTTCGTCCTGGCCGCCTACGTCGCCTTCGAGGCGGTGCGGTCCCTGATCGGCGCGGGCGAGGCCGAGACCTCGGTGCCCGGGATCGTGCTGGCCGCGGTGTCGGTGGTCGTCATGCCGTTCCTGTCATTGGCGCAGCGCCGCGCCGGCCGCGAACTCGGGTCGTCCTCGGCCGTGGCCGACTCCAAGCAGACCCTGCTGTGCAGCTACCTTTCCGCCGCCCTGCTGGTGGGCCTGCTGGCCAATGCTCTGCTGGGGTGGGCGTGGGCCGATCCGATCGTGGCCCTGCTCATCGCCGCGATGGCCGTCAAGGAAGGCCGCGAGGCCTGGCGCGGGGACGCCTGCTGCGCCCCGGCCGGTATCGCCATGGCCGCCGAGCCTACGGACGAGGGCGACGGGTGCGGATGCGGGCCCGGCTGCTCCTGCTGCGAGGGCGGCTGAGGCCGCCGATCCGATCCGGGTGCGCGACGTCGTGGTGGTGGGCGCGGGACTGTGCGGCCTGGTGGCCGCCACCCGACTGCACCGAGCACGCCCCGCACGGTGGCCCGCGCCCCCGGGTGTCACGGGCCACAGAACAGGCGCGGTTCAGGGAGTCCCAGCCGAGGTGCCCTCCAGATTGACGATGAGTGCGGTCGCCTGAACCGACGCCTCGTCGGCGAGCTCTCGTACCTGTACTGCTTCTCCCGCGCTACCGAGTCAGGTTTAAGGGGATCGGCAACAGAACTCCGGAGAGGATGCCGAGCGACGCACCAACCAGTTGTGCCCCCAGGTTTCCACCATACTTACGAGATATCCTCCGAGTGAGGATCGCGGCCATGAGAGCCAGAATGGATCCAGCGAGCGCAGAACCAGGAAGATTGAAGATCCACAGCGGTAGCGAGGTCAGGAATACCGCACTGGCGGCGAAGATCGCCGAGTTCAGTTCCCCCTATCCCTCGCCGGGGCCGATGTCGGCGATGAAGGCACGGGTGACGACGATTCCCGCGTCAGCGCCGATGGCAGGCGCAGATCTCGTCGCGTGCGTGTAGGCGCTGAGCGAGGATGTGCTCAAGCAGACCCCGTCGCGGTGACGGCCGGGCAGTGCCGCCGCCGTTGCGAGCGGCTTGGCAGGGTGACCGTCAGTGGCGTAGCGGAGTGGTGATCGTGCCGTAGTCGAGACCGCCGTGGGTGAAGGTCGGCACCACCGGCCACTGCCGCTTCCACGCCGCGCATTCCGACGAGGGAATGATCTGCAGCCAACGGCCGTCCCTGGCTGAGCGCGAGGCCATCGTCTTCTCCTTGACCATCGAGTCGTACTGGTCCAGCGAGTCCTCGAGCGTGTTGGCGTTGAGCACCACTTCCCGGTTGAAGAAGCGCGCCTGCTGCTTCACACCGGGAATCCTGGACCGTTCGGGTTGCCAGCTGTCGGCGGCCATGCCGTTCTCCGAGGACACCCACACGCCGTCGGGTGTGTTCACCACCAGGGAGTGGTTGCCGTCGGTATGCCCGGGCGTCCACAGCAGACTCACGCCGACGCCCAGTTCGACGTCGCCGTCGAAGACCTCGAGTCGTTCGGCGGGCACTCCGTCCATACCGCCCTCGACATACCAGGCCCATTGCATCGGGTGCGGCGACTCGAAGGTGCCGAGTTCCTTGCGGTGCACGAGAAGCCTCCCGCGGGGGAACAGCGGCTCGCGCGGAGCCTTCTCGCCGGGGATGACCTGATCACTTCCCATGATCATCCGCACGTCCTGTACGTGCAGGTGGTCGAAGCTCACGTAATCGACATCGTCGTTGCGCAGCCCCAGCCTGGGCAGCACCGTGTCCGGGTCGTTGTAGTACTTGACGAACACCTTGTCGCTGAGGAACCGGCCCGCGAGCCGCTGGAGCTTCGAGTAGAACGGCGCCTCAGCGGAACCGGCGGCCACCGTCGGTTCCCACACCAGCGTCTTGAGCTCACCGTCGAATCCCTCGAACTGGAGCACGAACATCCGGTTGATGATTGAAATCATGGGGTTGACCGACAGGTTGTACCCCTGGAAGGCGTACCGGGCGGGGTAGGGCGCGGCAGCGATGTCGAAGCTCTTGACCGCCTTGATCGTGCCTTGCGCGATGAAGCGTCTGCGGTATGCCTCGGTCGCCGACCGCACCGCCTCCAGCCGTTTGCCGCGCGGCCAGATGTCGTGGACGCCGTCGAACTCGGGAATTGGCCGGACAGTCTGCGAGCTTGCCTCCGAAGCAGGGGACGAGGTCATTGCGAGCTCCTATCGATCTCGGTGACGGCACGGTTTTCGTAGGCCTGCCGGACGGCCTTGTCGGTGACCGCCGCGACCTGGTTCGGCACGACGGCGCGCAGCAGACGGAAGCGGGCGCGGTCGGGCAGTAGTGCTGCGAGGCGAGCGACGAGACCCATGCGGGCAGGCAGGCTGATCTCGAAACGCGGCCGCTTGATGACCGCCAGCACGGCGTGTGCCACGTCTGCGGGGACGAGCCTGCGTACCGGACCCGTGACGGTGCCGGCGGCAAGCTCGGTGTCGACGACCCCGGGCAGGATCAGTGAAAGCTGGACTCCGCTGCCGTGGAGTTCGGTGCGGACGGCGTTGAGATAGCCGTACACGGCGTGTTTTGTGGCCGCATAGGTGGCTTCACCCGCGGGCGCGAGTTTCGACGCGCCGGAGGCAATGGTGATGATCTGGCCGCGACCGCGTTCACGCATGGCCGGTGCCGCGAGTTTCACGCCGCGGATGACCCCGAGCAGGTTGACGTCCACCTGGCGCTGCGCGGCAGTGTCCGGCTCGGCCTCGAACGGGCCGACCCACATCACGCCCGCATTGTTGACCAGCACGTCGATCATGCCCCATCGCTCATCGACCGCCCGGATGAACGCGGTGAACGATGCGGTGTCGGTGACGTCGAGGTGGAACGCGGCGACATCGCCGGGCAGCTGCTGCGCGGTGGCTTTCGCCGCATCGAGGTCACGGTCTCCGATGGCGACGTGGGCGCCCGCTCTCGCCAGTTGCCGGGCGATCTCGCGCCCGATGCCCTGAGCACCGCCGGTTACCGCGACGACCATCCCGGTTGGCGCTTTCTGCACGGCTCACCTCGTCGCCTCGACCCGAAACCCATCTGACATGACGTCATGTCAGATAGATAGGATATAGGAGTCCGCTCTGCAAGGAAAGGGCCAAGATGGGACAGGCGAACGTAGGCAACGGGCGCCGCTACGCGGGCCTCGGCCCGGCTGAGCGTGCGCGGCAGCGGCGCGCCGCCCTGCTTGATGCCGCCAAGGACCTGTTCGGCACCAACGGATACCGCGCGACATCGGTGAAACAGGTCTGCGCCAGGGCGGGGCTGACCGAGCGATACTTCTACGAATCCTTCCGCGACCGCGAGGCCGCACTGGCCGCCGTGTACGACGAACTCGTGGGTGGCATGCGCGCGGCGACACTGGAGGCGATCGCCAAGGCGGAGCGGTCCGAGGCCGTTGCCGCCCGCGCGCTGGCCGCCTTCGTCGACTTCCTCACCGCTGATGAGCGGCGTGCCCAGATCGTGCTCATCGAGGTCGTCGGAGTCTCACCAGAACTGGAGAGCCGGCGCCACACCGTGCTGACCGAGTTCTCGGAACTGGTGACCGACGTGTGGCTGGGCGAGAGGGGGCCCGCCTCGTTGCGGCGGCTGACCGCGGTCGCGCTCGTCGGCGGGGTCAACCACCTGCTGATCGACTGGCTGCTCAGCGGAAGAACCCAGCAGCCGGCCGAGCTCGTGCAGGCCTGCACGACGCTGTTCGCCGGAGCCAGAGACCAGCTCGCCCCGCCTACCGGGTAGGCCGGAGGGCATCATCGCGATACCGATGTGAAAAGGCGGCATGGCGGCAGGAAGCACTCGCGGTGGGGTGCGCCATGCTGAGGAGGCTGTCACCGGGCCGAGTCGGACGGGCTGTCGGGCCGGGTCCGGGGGCATGCCTCCGAAGGGCGGTCCGACCGTGTCCGCGGCGCCTCCGGTCGCTGCCCCCGGCATTCCCGCAGTGGACTAGGGAACGATGATGTCGAGTGCTGCGGGTCTGATGGAGACGGTGACGGGGAGTTCGCACAGGTAGTCGCCGTCGGCGTGCACAGGGACGGGGCGGTCGGCATCGATGGTGATCTGCTTAGTGCTGCGGACCTCGACCTTATCGGATTCGACGTGCGCGCCGGTCCTGGCCTTCCCGATAAATTGCACGACCTTGTACCGGGGCGCGTCGGAGACAGTGAGGACGTCGAGTACGCCGCTGTCCAGGCGGGCGGGGGGCACGATGTTGAGTCCGTAGCCGTACCGGCCTGAGTTGGCGGCGACGACTTGGTGCTGCCGGGCTTTCGCCGTCCATGTATCGGCGGTGAGCGTGAACTCCGGTGCTCTCCATTTCAGGATCACCCCGATGGGTGCGAGCCGGTAGACCACGAGCCCGGGCAGCCACCGGTTGTTGTTGATCGCCTCGGTGGCCACGGAGTCGAGTCCGACGTAGACGTTGCCGAGCACGATCCGACCGGCTGCCTCGATGACGTCGATGCTGCGGGTGCCCCTCCGGGCGAGCATCGCGGCGAGGCTCTCGACGTCGCCGGGCAGCTCGAGTTTGCGCGCGAAGTCGTTGCCTCGCCCGGCGGGCACGATCGC
This sequence is a window from Spinactinospora alkalitolerans. Protein-coding genes within it:
- a CDS encoding glycosyltransferase family 4 protein, encoding MKIVFLIGNGYGMGGTIRTVFNLAGGLATRHDVEIISLVQHRRTPFFALPPGVRMHALAPTRAWAERPKAGLLDRYRESRRSPVVPKPEKLDVFNLRTEHALRGCLRRGDADVVVATRPGLNLLLARYAPERLLSIGQEHVHLGNHKHDIADAIARLYPRLDGMTVLTAADRAAYERLLPTEPGWITTMPNALPPGDHPRSDLDNPIIAAAGRLSPIKQYPKLLEAFAAAAKAHPQWRLRIYGGGGVENDLKTRIAAMGLSNQVTIMGRTKDLTGELAKASMVVVSSRAEGFGMTIIEAFSVGVPVVSFDCPHGPREIITHERDGLLVPPQDVGALAEGMRRLMADGDERRAMGAAALASARRYGITEILDRWEDFIADRLTAKAQRRR
- a CDS encoding MFS transporter, with the translated sequence MAPASSDTLGTDTSLAVLQRRPLTTVAVSQILDGAGLAAGVTVGALLAQDMLGTSSLSGLPAALFTLGSAAAAFLVGRISQRLGRRTGLVLGYAAGAAGGAGVVAAAVGPQTRARTQGAVDVCVALAGVSGGILSGMVVAARGFAALSIGGGLLALAILPFVAWSARRRAAA
- a CDS encoding ArsR/SmtB family transcription factor, with product MWGEFARVGKALGSGTRLQMLDLLAQGERSVDSLAETMGLGVSTASAHLQTLKRARLMRTRREKNHVFYALAGDDVAALLSLVQKVAGTHLAEVERAWRHFAGPGQGEVEQVDRAELMARAEEGGALVLDVRPEAEFAAGHIPGALSIPVEELARRLEELPADIDIVAYCRGDYCVMAVDAVRVLRASGRRAYRLNEGLLEWRASGHPVHTAHA
- a CDS encoding ArsR/SmtB family transcription factor; this encodes MLTIATDIDALARFGRALADPIRCRILLTLRGAPAHPADLAEALGISRTRLSNHLACLRDCGLVVAVPVGRRVRYELADARLGHALDDLRSAVLAVETDKSCAETEEKGCC
- a CDS encoding cation transporter; translated protein: MAFRITSRPSEGRRAVLTRRVRLFVAATITYNIIEAVVAITAGTIASSAALIGFGLDSVIEVSSAAAVAWQFSAREAAARRARERRALRVIAVSFFVLAAYVAFEAVRSLIGAGEAETSVPGIVLAAVSVVVMPFLSLAQRRAGRELGSSSAVADSKQTLLCSYLSAALLVGLLANALLGWAWADPIVALLIAAMAVKEGREAWRGDACCAPAGIAMAAEPTDEGDGCGCGPGCSCCEGG
- a CDS encoding SDR family oxidoreductase — encoded protein: MQKAPTGMVVAVTGGAQGIGREIARQLARAGAHVAIGDRDLDAAKATAQQLPGDVAAFHLDVTDTASFTAFIRAVDERWGMIDVLVNNAGVMWVGPFEAEPDTAAQRQVDVNLLGVIRGVKLAAPAMRERGRGQIITIASGASKLAPAGEATYAATKHAVYGYLNAVRTELHGSGVQLSLILPGVVDTELAAGTVTGPVRRLVPADVAHAVLAVIKRPRFEISLPARMGLVARLAALLPDRARFRLLRAVVPNQVAAVTDKAVRQAYENRAVTEIDRSSQ
- a CDS encoding TetR/AcrR family transcriptional regulator — encoded protein: MGQANVGNGRRYAGLGPAERARQRRAALLDAAKDLFGTNGYRATSVKQVCARAGLTERYFYESFRDREAALAAVYDELVGGMRAATLEAIAKAERSEAVAARALAAFVDFLTADERRAQIVLIEVVGVSPELESRRHTVLTEFSELVTDVWLGERGPASLRRLTAVALVGGVNHLLIDWLLSGRTQQPAELVQACTTLFAGARDQLAPPTG
- a CDS encoding diacylglycerol/lipid kinase family protein produces the protein MPTYTALINPVSGGGRALRTWRPIAELLASQGIRIAEQTTRSQQHATEAAAESARRGETVIAVGGDGLARDVAAGVHGTGASMAIVPAGRGNDFARKLELPGDVESLAAMLARRGTRSIDVIEAAGRIVLGNVYVGLDSVATEAINNNRWLPGLVVYRLAPIGVILKWRAPEFTLTADTWTAKARQHQVVAANSGRYGYGLNIVPPARLDSGVLDVLTVSDAPRYKVVQFIGKARTGAHVESDKVEVRSTKQITIDADRPVPVHADGDYLCELPVTVSIRPAALDIIVP